The Psychrilyobacter piezotolerans genome has a segment encoding these proteins:
- a CDS encoding sugar phosphate isomerase/epimerase family protein, whose translation MRLGLETESCHLSFQHGRMDIFKFIEFTHELGLDGVQINIVPDYNLDPNWGTLGSVDPEHLKKVKALINKYNMYVEIDTKNLEYDHLKEVIEVSHLLGADIIRTYIPIVSNVRNEVESGSEGAYDPAKIRQDFDTKCFDEGVEKVKKLIPLLEKYRIKIALENHEYETSEELVDVVKKVNSQWVGLHYDFGNSMMVWEEPVQAAENMAPYTLTTHFKDHIIIEDPSDKYGHVVCGVPAGEGNIDLDAVFKIMVEKSDLKRINLEMCYPYCAQFKRSPGTGGVFKVGEGAFKVEKQLFDYDFIKPLQYYYPHEVSEELLEELIVKQMEGVRTGVKYLKSLRDKYCRD comes from the coding sequence ATGAGATTAGGATTAGAAACAGAAAGCTGTCACCTTTCATTCCAGCACGGAAGGATGGATATATTTAAATTTATAGAATTTACACATGAATTAGGGTTGGATGGTGTTCAAATAAATATCGTTCCAGATTATAATTTAGACCCCAACTGGGGAACATTGGGAAGTGTTGATCCAGAACATTTAAAGAAAGTTAAGGCACTTATCAACAAATACAATATGTATGTGGAGATCGACACAAAAAACTTAGAATACGATCACTTAAAAGAAGTGATAGAAGTATCACATCTATTGGGTGCTGATATCATCAGAACCTATATTCCCATCGTATCTAACGTAAGAAATGAGGTAGAAAGCGGATCTGAAGGAGCATATGATCCTGCAAAAATCAGACAGGATTTTGATACTAAATGCTTTGATGAAGGGGTAGAAAAGGTAAAAAAATTGATTCCATTATTGGAAAAATATAGAATTAAAATCGCACTGGAAAACCATGAATATGAAACATCGGAAGAATTGGTGGATGTAGTGAAAAAAGTCAACTCTCAATGGGTAGGGTTACACTATGACTTCGGGAATTCTATGATGGTCTGGGAAGAACCTGTTCAGGCTGCCGAAAATATGGCTCCATATACATTAACAACACACTTCAAAGACCATATAATAATTGAAGATCCCAGTGATAAATATGGACATGTAGTTTGTGGTGTCCCTGCCGGTGAAGGAAATATTGACCTGGATGCAGTTTTTAAGATAATGGTAGAAAAATCAGATCTTAAAAGAATCAACTTAGAGATGTGTTATCCATATTGTGCACAGTTTAAAAGAAGTCCCGGTACGGGCGGAGTCTTTAAAGTAGGTGAAGGAGCTTTTAAGGTTGAAAAACAATTATTTGATTACGACTTTATTAAACCCCTTCAATATTACTATCCCCATGAAGTTTCAGAAGAACTATTGGAAGAGTTAATCGTAAAACAGATGGAAGGTGTTAGAACAGGGGTTAAATATCTAAAAAGTCTAAGAGATAAATACTGTAGAGACTAG
- a CDS encoding YitT family protein, with protein sequence MKNKVDYLTVYLGCFIQAFAITCILKPNNLTVGGITGLSLTIGKLISINYTYIYYFICLIILSSAKIFLGNKEAGKIILLSTTYPLILMLMNNFSFNFLSDTPDKLLICIYYGVFMGVGTGLVLKKGFSQGSSDTLAKVIQKKIFPFIGISQVMLCIDIFILLISSFVFGKTAVLYAIIIQTVYSKSINVVLFGFGSSLVKVVIISDKKEEIEKFLIDKIHRRYSIGFLKGNHSEEKREKIISICSLREAMLIKDFISKIDIDAFINFVPIISAWGKDNGLEKLELDIE encoded by the coding sequence ATGAAAAATAAAGTAGATTATCTTACAGTATATTTAGGCTGTTTTATTCAGGCCTTTGCCATTACCTGCATATTAAAGCCTAACAATCTCACTGTTGGCGGAATAACAGGACTCTCATTGACTATAGGTAAGTTAATATCTATAAACTACACCTATATATATTATTTTATCTGTCTTATAATACTTTCTTCCGCCAAGATTTTCTTAGGAAACAAAGAAGCCGGGAAGATAATTCTTCTTTCTACAACCTATCCTTTAATTTTAATGCTCATGAATAATTTCAGTTTTAATTTTTTGAGTGATACCCCAGATAAATTATTAATCTGCATATATTATGGAGTTTTTATGGGAGTAGGAACAGGTCTTGTCTTAAAAAAAGGGTTTTCCCAAGGCAGTTCAGATACCTTAGCTAAGGTAATTCAAAAAAAAATATTTCCATTTATAGGGATAAGTCAAGTAATGCTCTGTATAGACATATTTATCCTGCTTATATCCAGTTTTGTTTTCGGGAAAACTGCTGTATTATACGCTATCATCATTCAAACGGTATACAGTAAATCTATAAATGTGGTTTTATTTGGATTTGGATCATCACTGGTAAAAGTGGTTATTATAAGTGATAAAAAAGAGGAGATTGAAAAATTTCTGATAGATAAAATCCATAGAAGATACAGTATCGGGTTCCTTAAAGGAAATCATAGTGAAGAAAAAAGAGAAAAAATCATTTCAATTTGTTCCTTGAGGGAAGCCATGCTGATAAAAGATTTTATAAGTAAAATAGATATAGATGCCTTTATAAATTTTGTTCCAATCATTTCAGCCTGGGGAAAGGATAATGGATTGGAAAAATTAGAATTAGATATTGAATAA